Proteins from one Listeria weihenstephanensis genomic window:
- a CDS encoding aldo/keto reductase: protein MEVITMTNEINISRLGLGLGWSRMTNKTDSASRAESIKTIHTALDAGINLIHTADFHGAGYSEMLVGEALQGSRRDQAFVSLKFGALMASRITSGKIILVIK, encoded by the coding sequence ATGGAGGTCATTACAATGACAAACGAAATAAACATATCACGATTAGGACTAGGACTAGGCTGGAGCCGCATGACCAATAAAACCGATAGCGCTAGCCGAGCAGAAAGCATCAAAACAATCCATACAGCCCTAGATGCTGGCATTAATCTCATCCATACCGCAGATTTTCACGGCGCAGGATATAGCGAAATGCTCGTTGGTGAAGCACTCCAAGGTTCCCGCCGCGACCAAGCTTTCGTATCTCTTAAATTTGGCGCATTAATGGCTTCCCGCATAACCAGTGGTAAAATAATACTTGTGATAAAATAG
- a CDS encoding TetR/AcrR family transcriptional regulator, with translation MKKDRREAILDMAQELFSENGYNDVSMRNVADALQISVGNLTYYFKRKEDLIEAVILEQSKGYQLPETPRTLLELHQFFIQGIVHQKKNDYFFRYSDQLAQVSDEIYQLQVRVLKTRFEMLQESFAILESAGNMEKEQLPGQIDGVVELINMVKVYWMPASDLYNSSAMKESPLNSLWGIVYPLLTEQGKRIFKEEIELELE, from the coding sequence GTGAAGAAGGATAGGCGAGAAGCTATTTTAGATATGGCTCAGGAATTGTTTAGTGAGAATGGTTATAATGATGTATCGATGCGAAATGTGGCGGATGCCCTCCAAATTAGTGTTGGTAATTTGACGTATTATTTTAAGCGAAAAGAAGATCTGATTGAGGCGGTTATTTTGGAGCAAAGTAAGGGATATCAGCTTCCAGAGACACCGCGGACATTGCTGGAATTGCATCAATTTTTCATTCAGGGGATCGTGCATCAGAAGAAGAATGATTATTTCTTCCGGTATTCGGATCAGCTGGCGCAAGTGAGCGATGAGATTTATCAGTTGCAAGTTCGGGTTTTAAAAACGCGTTTTGAGATGTTGCAGGAGAGTTTTGCAATATTGGAAAGCGCGGGTAATATGGAGAAAGAACAGTTGCCGGGCCAAATCGATGGCGTGGTTGAGCTGATAAACATGGTAAAGGTTTATTGGATGCCAGCGAGTGATCTTTACAATAGTTCGGCGATGAAGGAAAGTCCGCTGAATAGTTTGTGGGGCATTGTTTATCCGCTTTTGACGGAGCAGGGGAAACGAATTTTTAAAGAGGAAATCGAGCTGGAATTAGAATAA
- a CDS encoding YhgE/Pip domain-containing protein, translating into MNMLKKEWKRLLNNKILLVSTIVIMFIPILYGGVFLKSVWDPYGKTSELPVAVVNEDQAANYEGQELDVGNELVKELKKNNDLGWNFLDAKTANEGLKDGKYYMVITIPKDFSKNASTVLDATPKKMNLSYEINPAQNYIGEVVTGQGASAVNAKISKKVTESYAKAIFSQISKVGNGMETAADGSKKIDDGTIQLKDGSKTLTEKLNELAKSTPKLADGANKINVALSTTVSDGVSKLNDGAGKLNSSLGQYTAGVSQVQSGLGKLQDGTAKLNANSPALLDGSSKLADGLSTLNASTGTLAAKVPELNSGQQSLNSGLQKLQAGSTKLDAGLNKLADGLPTASNVKELTTGLNAMKDGISTINSSVQAGGDLSASMKTLQTNLQTMESAITDLGKSIQTNGKNTTTAVASTTAFQTLTPAQQKEITDALSKELTQQASQQVAIAQKLGNNLSSTADILQNKLQPVAGSLGTLKAGVAELNSKASTGLPVAVKAIQGYDTIRGAFTAPNNGILAGSAQLKAGLDSAVSGSNQLASGTATLNNSVPALVGGVSQLAEGSTALNSGLQTYTNGVGTVNNGINQANNGATQLTQNNPALLAGSSALAAGTNTLAGGLPELVNGTNALATGATQVSDGSGKLATGSGTIASNLVKLNDGTSELATKLKDGAAEVGKIDPSSKTYDMIAQPTDLTEKKLSNVPNYGHGLAPYVLSLGLYVGALVFNFIFPIRRPSMTPTSGVSWWLSKFSIGFVAAILQALILDFVMLALGLEVAHMGDFFLISILTSLTFMFLVMLLATALGNPGRFIAMVILVLQLGASGGTFPMPLTDGFFNALNPFLPMTHSVYGFRQAISSGLGNQLFVVSAWVLVGLIILFNALLILTLTIRKNKRFPVTTLHEQTV; encoded by the coding sequence ATGAATATGTTAAAAAAAGAATGGAAACGACTTTTAAACAACAAAATCCTGCTCGTTTCGACGATCGTTATTATGTTTATCCCGATTTTATACGGTGGCGTTTTCCTAAAATCCGTTTGGGACCCGTATGGCAAAACAAGTGAGCTTCCTGTTGCTGTCGTCAATGAGGACCAAGCGGCTAATTACGAAGGCCAAGAGCTCGATGTCGGGAATGAACTCGTCAAAGAACTGAAGAAAAATAACGATTTAGGCTGGAATTTCCTTGATGCGAAGACTGCCAATGAAGGTTTGAAAGACGGCAAGTACTATATGGTCATCACGATTCCGAAAGACTTTTCCAAAAATGCCTCTACCGTTCTTGATGCAACGCCTAAAAAAATGAATCTTTCTTATGAAATCAACCCCGCGCAAAACTATATCGGGGAAGTCGTAACCGGCCAAGGCGCATCAGCAGTCAACGCCAAAATTTCAAAAAAAGTAACGGAAAGCTATGCCAAAGCGATTTTTTCACAAATTTCAAAAGTTGGCAATGGCATGGAAACAGCCGCTGACGGTTCTAAGAAAATCGATGACGGTACGATTCAGTTGAAAGACGGCAGTAAAACGCTGACCGAAAAACTCAATGAACTCGCGAAAAGCACGCCGAAACTCGCAGATGGCGCGAATAAAATCAATGTAGCGCTAAGTACGACCGTTTCAGATGGCGTGAGCAAATTAAATGATGGCGCTGGAAAACTAAACAGTTCCCTCGGTCAATACACAGCAGGCGTTTCCCAAGTCCAATCAGGTCTTGGCAAATTGCAAGACGGAACAGCGAAACTAAATGCGAATTCTCCCGCCTTACTTGATGGCAGTAGTAAACTCGCAGATGGCCTTAGCACGCTAAACGCTAGCACAGGAACGCTCGCCGCTAAAGTCCCTGAATTAAACAGCGGACAACAATCTTTGAACAGCGGTTTACAAAAATTACAAGCAGGCAGCACAAAACTGGATGCTGGTCTCAATAAGCTAGCAGACGGACTTCCAACCGCTTCTAACGTCAAAGAACTAACCACTGGACTAAACGCCATGAAAGATGGTATCAGCACGATTAACTCCTCTGTACAAGCAGGCGGAGATCTAAGCGCTTCGATGAAAACACTGCAAACGAACCTACAAACAATGGAATCCGCCATCACAGATCTAGGAAAATCAATCCAAACAAATGGCAAAAACACAACCACAGCTGTCGCTAGTACAACGGCATTCCAAACCCTGACACCAGCACAGCAAAAAGAAATTACCGACGCGCTTAGCAAAGAACTGACACAACAAGCTAGCCAACAAGTCGCAATCGCTCAAAAACTCGGTAACAATCTATCGAGTACAGCAGACATTTTACAAAACAAATTACAACCAGTCGCTGGAAGCTTAGGTACACTAAAAGCTGGCGTTGCAGAACTCAATAGCAAAGCATCTACCGGCCTACCAGTTGCAGTGAAAGCAATTCAAGGCTACGACACGATCCGAGGTGCATTTACAGCGCCAAACAACGGAATTTTAGCAGGATCAGCACAATTAAAAGCAGGTCTTGATTCAGCCGTATCTGGGAGCAATCAATTAGCATCTGGAACAGCTACCTTAAACAACAGCGTTCCTGCCTTAGTCGGTGGCGTATCGCAACTTGCAGAAGGATCTACCGCTTTAAACAGTGGCCTACAAACATATACAAATGGCGTAGGTACAGTGAATAATGGCATCAACCAAGCCAACAACGGTGCCACACAATTAACACAAAACAACCCGGCCCTACTTGCAGGCTCATCCGCACTAGCAGCTGGCACAAATACACTTGCAGGTGGCTTACCAGAACTTGTGAACGGTACAAACGCACTTGCAACTGGCGCAACACAAGTCAGCGATGGCTCTGGCAAACTAGCAACAGGCTCTGGAACAATCGCTTCCAACCTCGTGAAATTAAACGACGGTACAAGCGAACTGGCAACCAAACTAAAAGACGGTGCAGCAGAAGTTGGCAAAATCGATCCTTCATCAAAAACGTACGATATGATCGCACAACCAACCGATCTCACCGAGAAAAAACTAAGCAACGTACCAAACTACGGTCACGGTCTAGCACCTTACGTACTATCACTTGGCTTATACGTCGGCGCATTGGTATTCAACTTTATCTTCCCAATCCGTCGCCCATCCATGACACCGACGTCTGGCGTATCATGGTGGCTAAGTAAATTCTCGATCGGCTTCGTTGCCGCGATTTTACAAGCATTGATTCTTGATTTCGTCATGTTAGCGCTAGGCTTAGAAGTGGCACATATGGGAGACTTCTTCTTAATCTCCATTTTAACATCGCTCACCTTCATGTTCCTCGTTATGCTCTTGGCAACGGCACTCGGAAATCCTGGTCGCTTCATTGCGATGGTTATCCTCGTCTTGCAACTCGGAGCAAGTGGCGGTACATTCCCAATGCCATTAACAGACGGATTCTTCAATGCACTAAATCCATTCCTACCGATGACACATTCCGTTTACGGCTTCCGTCAAGCGATCTCATCTGGACTTGGAAACCAGCTTTTCGTCGTCAGTGCATGGGTTTTAGTCGGCTTGATTATTCTTTTCAACGCCCTGCTCATCCTGACGCTAACGATCAGAAAAAACAAACGCTTCCCAGTGACAACACTACATGAACAAACTGTATAA
- a CDS encoding RrF2 family transcriptional regulator, with protein MQLTKGVEQAICIIVLLSTQDNNNPLASDTISEHLQVSPSYLKKIMRKLVVQNIIRSVPGNNGGFSLAKSPEQITLLEVVESMEGPISIYPDTGLINKVFRDGEHTSKGEAVLHDVFNGANDLIRDYLSKQTAADLLKRTMEQSEIPVLNWNTMNLSNQKEKE; from the coding sequence ATGCAGTTAACCAAAGGCGTTGAGCAAGCCATTTGCATTATCGTCCTATTATCCACACAAGATAATAACAACCCACTAGCATCCGACACGATTAGTGAGCATTTGCAAGTGTCTCCTTCTTATTTAAAAAAGATTATGCGCAAACTCGTTGTCCAGAATATTATCCGATCCGTGCCTGGCAATAACGGCGGTTTTTCACTGGCGAAAAGTCCGGAGCAGATTACGTTGCTAGAAGTCGTGGAATCGATGGAAGGCCCGATATCTATTTATCCAGACACAGGCTTGATTAACAAAGTTTTCCGCGATGGCGAGCACACTTCTAAAGGGGAAGCAGTGTTACACGATGTTTTTAACGGCGCCAATGACCTTATTCGCGACTACTTATCCAAACAAACAGCCGCAGACCTACTGAAACGCACGATGGAACAATCTGAAATACCAGTACTTAACTGGAACACAATGAATTTAAGCAATCAAAAGGAGAAAGAGTGA
- a CDS encoding QueT transporter family protein: MKIKTLTVNAIVAALYVVVTLVVAPFGFTNIQFRLSEMFNHLIVFDKKYFFGIVIGVLIANFFSPLGWYDWVFGVGQSAISLAIVILLSRYVANVKVRMVLTTLVFSATMFIIAWELAVVLKWPFLYTWLTLAISEFIVLAIGAPIMYYINKRIDFKKIIN; encoded by the coding sequence ATGAAAATTAAAACGCTAACGGTAAATGCGATCGTTGCGGCACTTTATGTTGTCGTGACGCTGGTTGTAGCGCCTTTTGGGTTTACGAATATTCAATTTCGTTTGTCTGAAATGTTCAACCACTTAATCGTGTTCGATAAGAAGTACTTTTTTGGAATTGTGATCGGGGTGTTAATTGCGAACTTCTTCTCGCCACTGGGTTGGTATGACTGGGTGTTTGGGGTAGGGCAGTCCGCCATCTCGTTAGCCATTGTTATTTTGCTGAGTCGCTATGTTGCGAATGTGAAGGTCAGAATGGTTTTGACGACGCTCGTGTTCTCTGCGACAATGTTTATCATTGCTTGGGAATTGGCTGTAGTATTAAAATGGCCGTTTTTGTATACCTGGTTAACACTGGCTATCAGCGAATTCATCGTGCTAGCCATTGGTGCACCGATTATGTACTATATCAACAAACGTATCGATTTCAAAAAAATTATTAATTAA
- a CDS encoding PH domain-containing protein produces the protein MELESLEKKLPEEIKTVWRQTYAITLTLFLLVSTGLAIMFYFLDVSLWWSAIGYGVTILYFILTFLVIVPFRWARWSYQIRHDEIEIQHGIIFRSRVLIPMIRVQHVETDQGPLLRRQKLVRVSISTAATVHHIEAVRAEESDTLRHHILELVKVAKEDV, from the coding sequence GTGGAGCTCGAGAGTTTAGAAAAGAAGTTACCTGAGGAGATCAAAACAGTTTGGCGTCAAACGTACGCGATTACGCTTACATTGTTTTTACTCGTTTCTACAGGATTGGCAATTATGTTTTATTTCTTGGATGTTTCATTGTGGTGGAGTGCGATTGGCTATGGCGTGACGATTCTATATTTTATCCTAACATTCTTAGTTATCGTACCGTTTCGTTGGGCGAGGTGGAGTTATCAAATTAGACATGATGAGATTGAGATTCAGCACGGAATTATTTTTAGAAGTCGGGTGTTGATTCCAATGATTCGTGTGCAGCATGTAGAGACAGATCAAGGACCATTGCTTCGTCGACAAAAATTGGTTCGGGTGTCGATCTCAACGGCTGCGACTGTGCATCATATTGAAGCGGTGCGGGCGGAGGAGTCGGATACGTTGCGCCATCACATTTTAGAGCTTGTAAAGGTGGCGAAGGAAGATGTATGA
- a CDS encoding PH domain-containing protein → MYEDRRLHPIALIKELITNIRQSIIPIAVVIFTVFRNLNGKGILSWWMYPLLVLALIVILLAPALIKYFTYRYRMDDKGISVKYGLFFKKNIYIPYERIQTVQQKQWFFYMPFHVVQILIETAGGGKAEADLSAVPASVAQELKDLRAGKIEEIAEEDGEKVDMPAIKATLDEKPLLTFGLEVKELLLMAVTSGGVFGILLIILAFGQQFRDLIPEDFVQEQFNALVHYGVLIIVIIAIIVLLILWGAAIVATLFKYFQFKLMKFEDHIVIEKGLLQRQHTSISFERIQSIKLIESPLRQMLKLASVRVVTAGSSGDEEHSGDILILPIVKKAKALEILPQFLEDYEFPVEQLERAPKTSLRRFFFINMIWTLPVILVLTILYFPWGLFSLLLLPIFAGKAYAAYRATGFGTTETELVLQGRGFISKRTDFMLKRRVQSVTHSQSIWMRKGQVVHFSVLLKSGQTHLQSYVRYIAERDANELYRWYQPSNK, encoded by the coding sequence ATGTATGAAGATAGACGTTTACATCCAATCGCGCTGATTAAAGAACTGATTACGAATATTAGGCAAAGCATTATTCCTATTGCAGTCGTCATTTTCACGGTATTTCGAAACCTTAATGGAAAAGGAATTTTATCGTGGTGGATGTATCCGCTGCTTGTTCTCGCTTTAATTGTGATTTTGCTAGCGCCTGCTTTGATCAAATATTTTACGTACCGTTATCGTATGGATGATAAAGGGATCAGCGTGAAGTACGGGCTGTTTTTTAAGAAAAATATTTACATTCCGTATGAGCGAATTCAGACGGTACAGCAAAAACAATGGTTCTTTTATATGCCATTTCATGTCGTTCAAATCTTGATTGAGACGGCGGGTGGTGGAAAGGCCGAGGCGGATTTAAGCGCGGTTCCAGCAAGTGTGGCGCAGGAATTGAAGGATTTGCGTGCTGGTAAGATAGAGGAAATCGCGGAAGAAGACGGCGAAAAGGTCGATATGCCCGCGATAAAAGCGACGTTGGACGAGAAACCATTGCTCACTTTCGGACTCGAAGTGAAGGAATTATTGCTTATGGCAGTCACATCGGGCGGTGTTTTTGGGATTTTATTAATTATTTTGGCGTTCGGACAGCAGTTTCGTGACCTTATTCCAGAAGATTTCGTACAAGAACAATTCAACGCACTCGTGCATTATGGCGTGCTGATTATTGTCATTATCGCCATCATTGTATTGCTAATCCTTTGGGGCGCAGCGATTGTCGCCACCTTATTTAAGTACTTCCAGTTTAAATTGATGAAGTTTGAGGATCATATCGTGATTGAAAAAGGCTTATTACAAAGACAACACACCTCGATTTCTTTTGAGCGAATTCAGTCGATAAAATTGATTGAATCACCGCTACGTCAAATGCTGAAATTGGCTTCGGTACGTGTGGTGACAGCTGGGAGCTCTGGTGATGAGGAGCATTCGGGAGACATTTTAATTTTACCGATTGTGAAAAAAGCGAAGGCATTGGAGATTCTGCCGCAGTTTTTAGAGGATTATGAATTTCCTGTGGAGCAATTGGAACGTGCGCCGAAAACGAGTTTGCGACGGTTCTTCTTCATTAATATGATTTGGACGTTGCCGGTGATTCTAGTTTTGACTATTTTATATTTCCCGTGGGGGCTTTTTAGCTTGTTGTTATTGCCGATTTTTGCAGGGAAAGCATATGCTGCGTATCGGGCAACTGGATTTGGAACGACGGAGACGGAGCTTGTTTTGCAAGGACGTGGATTTATTTCTAAGCGGACGGATTTCATGTTGAAGCGCCGAGTGCAATCTGTGACGCATTCGCAGAGTATTTGGATGAGAAAAGGGCAAGTGGTTCATTTTTCTGTATTGTTGAAATCGGGACAAACGCATTTGCAGTCTTATGTTAGGTACATTGCCGAGCGCGATGCGAATGAACTCTATCGTTGGTACCAACCATCAAATAAGTGA
- the hemG gene encoding protoporphyrinogen oxidase: MKKIVIIGGGLTGLSAAHYLNKQVDGEAVDWQLFEADDHFGGKFNTVHRDGFIIEKGPDSFLARKPAGMALVEELGLTDQLITNATGKSYIYHEKALHPIPEGSVMGIPTDIRALLESDLLTEDGKIRALEELMLESNVTDADQSIGDFFEYRFGKEMVVRLIEPLLAGIYAGNIYEMSLRATFPQFEQTAKEHRSLMYGLKSHRPATVNTTGTAKTVGAFRTLDGGLSTLTDALVASLPAERLHACTKVKSIESTTVVLESGERIVADAIIIAATHDVVLSLLDVPALQPLKAQPMTSLATISLAFDKEAVPEIPEGTGFLVARTGDYHITACTWVHEKWPHMVPDGKILLRGFLGKAGQVGLLDQTDQEMADKVQADLKEMIGLRGKPLFYEVSRMKEAMPQYTVGHQERLKKVEADLRESHPTVFLAGMSYRGVGIPDCIDGGKEAANEALALLEKVRS; this comes from the coding sequence ATGAAAAAAATCGTAATTATTGGCGGCGGCTTAACGGGATTATCAGCAGCGCATTATCTGAATAAACAAGTGGATGGTGAAGCGGTGGATTGGCAGCTTTTTGAGGCGGATGATCATTTCGGTGGGAAATTCAATACGGTGCATCGCGATGGCTTTATTATTGAGAAGGGTCCGGACTCTTTTTTAGCGCGTAAACCTGCGGGAATGGCACTTGTCGAGGAGCTGGGACTTACCGATCAGTTAATAACGAACGCGACGGGAAAATCGTATATTTATCATGAAAAAGCGCTTCATCCGATTCCTGAGGGTTCGGTTATGGGAATCCCGACAGATATTCGTGCATTACTTGAGAGCGATTTGTTGACGGAGGATGGGAAAATTCGCGCGCTTGAGGAGTTAATGTTGGAGTCAAACGTGACGGATGCTGATCAGTCGATTGGGGACTTCTTCGAGTATCGCTTTGGCAAGGAGATGGTGGTGCGCTTGATTGAGCCACTGCTTGCGGGAATTTATGCAGGTAACATTTATGAAATGAGCTTGCGTGCGACTTTTCCACAATTCGAGCAGACGGCAAAAGAGCATCGGAGTTTGATGTACGGACTCAAAAGTCATCGGCCGGCAACGGTTAATACGACGGGAACGGCGAAAACGGTTGGTGCCTTTCGGACGCTTGATGGTGGACTGTCGACTTTGACGGATGCTCTCGTGGCGTCTCTTCCAGCAGAACGATTACACGCGTGTACAAAGGTAAAATCGATTGAGAGCACAACGGTCGTTTTGGAGAGTGGGGAACGGATTGTGGCGGATGCGATCATTATTGCTGCGACGCATGATGTTGTTTTGTCTCTTTTGGACGTGCCAGCCTTGCAACCATTAAAGGCGCAACCGATGACGAGTTTGGCGACAATTTCGCTAGCTTTTGATAAAGAGGCGGTACCGGAAATTCCTGAGGGAACGGGTTTCTTAGTTGCGCGAACGGGTGATTATCATATTACGGCGTGTACGTGGGTGCATGAAAAATGGCCACACATGGTACCAGATGGGAAAATTTTGTTGCGTGGTTTTCTTGGGAAAGCGGGTCAAGTTGGACTGCTAGATCAGACGGATCAGGAAATGGCGGATAAGGTGCAGGCGGATTTAAAGGAAATGATTGGCTTGCGCGGAAAACCGTTATTTTATGAAGTAAGTCGGATGAAGGAGGCAATGCCACAATATACGGTTGGGCATCAAGAACGCTTGAAGAAAGTGGAGGCGGACTTGAGGGAAAGTCATCCAACGGTGTTTTTGGCAGGAATGTCTTATCGTGGTGTTGGAATTCCTGATTGTATTGATGGCGGGAAAGAAGCGGCAAATGAGGCGCTTGCTTTGCTTGAAAAGGTGAGATCATGA
- the acpS gene encoding holo-ACP synthase: MIKGIGLDMIDLERVKQVLEHNPRFVERILTEEEQVLLAKYSGSRKVEFLAGRFSAKEAYAKANGTGFGKELSFTDVEILTLPNGRPILTKPKRLDEQVFVSITHTGRSAAAQVIIEDVDRGRKEWQ, translated from the coding sequence ATGATTAAAGGGATTGGTCTTGATATGATTGATTTGGAGCGGGTCAAGCAAGTTTTGGAGCATAATCCGCGGTTTGTGGAACGTATTTTGACGGAAGAAGAGCAGGTGCTACTCGCAAAATATAGCGGTTCACGAAAAGTCGAATTTTTAGCTGGGCGTTTTTCGGCGAAAGAGGCGTATGCAAAGGCGAACGGGACTGGTTTTGGCAAGGAGCTTAGCTTCACGGATGTCGAGATTCTGACGTTGCCGAATGGTCGCCCGATTTTAACGAAACCGAAACGGCTCGATGAACAGGTTTTTGTGAGCATTACGCATACTGGTAGAAGTGCTGCGGCGCAAGTGATTATAGAAGATGTGGATCGGGGGAGAAAGGAATGGCAGTAG
- the alr gene encoding alanine racemase, producing the protein MAVVGWHRPTWVEIDLRAIKANIEKERANLPNDVSLLAVVKANAYGHGIIEVAKAAKEAGAKGFCVAILDEALALREAGFDDFILVMGAVSRKFAKLVASQRISITLFDVEWLVGLEKMVPALQVHVKVDTGMGRLGLRSMEAVREMERAIASRDDVVFEGVFTHFATADQLDKAYFEKQLGCFREVVEALDTRPAIVHCANSAAGMLQDQSGFDAVRFGISMYGLTPSPEILPVLPFELQSALSFYTEMVQVKELAPGDHVSYGATYEATEQEWVATLPVGYADGFIRAYSGFQVSVDGILMPVIGRVCMDQCIIKLPYKYPVGTKVTLIGGPNSADVAARHLNTINYEITCLISERVPKKYIR; encoded by the coding sequence ATGGCAGTAGTTGGTTGGCACCGCCCGACGTGGGTGGAAATTGACCTGAGAGCGATTAAGGCTAATATTGAAAAGGAACGCGCGAACTTGCCAAATGATGTTTCTTTACTCGCGGTCGTGAAGGCGAATGCTTATGGACACGGTATTATTGAGGTTGCAAAAGCCGCGAAAGAAGCTGGTGCAAAAGGATTTTGTGTTGCGATTTTGGATGAGGCTTTGGCGCTTCGAGAAGCAGGATTCGATGATTTCATTCTTGTGATGGGAGCGGTATCTCGCAAGTTTGCCAAGCTTGTGGCGAGTCAGCGGATTTCGATTACGTTATTTGATGTAGAATGGCTCGTGGGGCTTGAAAAAATGGTGCCAGCGCTTCAAGTGCATGTCAAAGTGGATACGGGTATGGGTCGACTTGGCTTGCGTTCGATGGAAGCTGTACGGGAAATGGAGCGAGCGATCGCGTCACGTGATGATGTCGTTTTTGAAGGTGTTTTCACGCATTTTGCGACGGCCGATCAGTTGGACAAGGCGTATTTTGAAAAGCAATTAGGCTGTTTTCGTGAAGTAGTGGAGGCACTTGACACGCGTCCAGCGATAGTCCATTGTGCGAATAGCGCTGCGGGCATGCTTCAAGATCAATCTGGTTTCGATGCGGTTCGTTTTGGCATTTCGATGTATGGTTTGACGCCATCACCAGAAATTTTGCCAGTTTTGCCGTTCGAATTGCAGTCTGCGCTCTCGTTTTACACGGAAATGGTACAGGTCAAAGAGTTGGCGCCAGGCGATCACGTAAGCTATGGTGCAACGTATGAGGCGACAGAACAGGAATGGGTTGCAACGTTGCCAGTCGGGTATGCGGACGGATTTATTCGCGCTTATTCTGGATTCCAAGTATCGGTGGACGGTATTTTGATGCCAGTTATTGGTCGAGTTTGCATGGATCAGTGCATCATCAAATTACCTTATAAATATCCTGTTGGGACAAAAGTAACCCTGATTGGTGGACCGAACTCGGCGGACGTTGCAGCGCGCCATTTAAACACGATTAATTATGAAATTACGTGTTTGATTTCAGAACGCGTACCAAAAAAATACATTCGCTGA
- a CDS encoding CopG family transcriptional regulator: protein MLEKTDTTEIWVEMTQQVLDDLDEARAKDKMGRSEMIMEATQQFLRQRKARDLHDEMERGYTEMASINFSIACECTHVESEAEDKNIQVLGG, encoded by the coding sequence GTGTTAGAAAAGACAGACACGACAGAAATCTGGGTAGAAATGACGCAGCAAGTATTAGACGACTTAGATGAGGCTCGGGCAAAGGATAAAATGGGGCGGAGTGAAATGATTATGGAAGCAACGCAGCAATTTTTACGTCAAAGAAAAGCACGCGATTTGCATGACGAAATGGAACGTGGGTACACAGAAATGGCTTCGATTAATTTTTCGATTGCGTGTGAATGTACGCATGTCGAATCGGAAGCTGAGGATAAAAATATACAAGTTTTAGGAGGGTGA
- a CDS encoding type II toxin-antitoxin system PemK/MazF family toxin, with translation MVKRGDVYYADLSPVVGSEQGGIRPVLIIQNDIGNRFSPTVIVAAITAKISKAKLPTHVEAARKHGFDRDSVILLEQVRTIDKQRLTDKITHLDDNLMNKVNQALEISMGLVDF, from the coding sequence ATGGTGAAGCGTGGGGATGTTTACTACGCGGACTTGTCTCCTGTTGTTGGAAGTGAACAAGGGGGAATACGGCCTGTTCTCATCATTCAAAATGATATTGGCAATCGATTTAGTCCTACTGTCATCGTGGCGGCAATTACGGCAAAGATTTCTAAAGCCAAATTGCCGACTCACGTTGAGGCAGCTCGGAAACATGGTTTTGATCGCGATTCTGTTATATTACTTGAGCAGGTTCGAACGATTGATAAACAACGCTTGACGGATAAGATTACGCATTTAGATGATAATCTTATGAACAAAGTAAATCAGGCGTTAGAAATCAGTATGGGCTTAGTAGATTTTTAA